A window of the Vigna angularis cultivar LongXiaoDou No.4 chromosome 3, ASM1680809v1, whole genome shotgun sequence genome harbors these coding sequences:
- the LOC108324001 gene encoding protein VAPYRIN-LIKE: protein MDRLVKAEAKEVEVMFLKGQKCSSSFKLTNLMHTMSVAVSLTTTNPSLFSINKHFSTIPPLSSASYTLHLSHTSGQPHLPDPPDAITVRATMLPTGKATVDHLRRLFSKPGPHVFRDAVLTISLVGPHVAEYLISRKPQSHNLFTKAISACTRSQLTELLKPAVENGSADAVAYLLDAGADATATAESLMPPAIRSGSLDVVKLLEASGCEIVESVLHEAAATDRIDVMEFLLERCDEKLEVDSVDSEGRTPIHVAAREGYVRVIEFCVSMGGNPNRVDCKGRTPLHYAAWKGHVKAVECLLECSDVKCVKDREGRTAFCVAAESEESDARRRLVDLLGLGDALMRAARVDDVQGVKRCLGEGASVNGRDQNGWTPLHWAAFKGRIKSVKVLLEHGAEVDTVDDAGYTPLHCAAEAGHLQLALFLITHGASQSHLKSFPYLAAHPLHFFDSFQNQVSLPSKSNTLMYH from the coding sequence ATGGACAGACTGGTGAAAGCAGAAGCAAAGGAAGTCGAGGTGATGTTCTTAAAGGGCCAAAAGTGCAGCTCCTCCTTTAAGTTAACAAATCTAATGCACACCATGTCAGTGGCAGTGTCTCTAACCACCACAAACCCATCTCTATTCTCCATCAACAAACACTTCTCCACAATTCCACCACTCTCGTCCGCATCATACACTCTACACCTCTCCCACACCTCCGGCCAACCCCATCTTCCCGACCCCCCCGATGCCATCACCGTCCGAGCCACCATGCTCCCCACCGGAAAGGCCACCGTCGACCATCTCCGCCGCCTCTTCTCCAAACCCGGCCCTCACGTCTTCCGGGACGCCGTCTTAACCATCTCCCTAGTCGGACCCCACGTCGCCGAATACCTCATCTCCCGAAAACCCCAATCCCACAACCTCTTCACCAAAGCCATATCGGCGTGCACGAGATCGCAGCTCACGGAACTGCTTAAACCCGCCGTCGAAAACGGCAGCGCAGACGCCGTCGCCTACTTGCTCGACGCCGGCGCAGACGCTACCGCGACGGCAGAGTCCCTCATGCCACCCGCAATCAGGTCGGGGAGCCTCGACGTGGTGAAGCTTCTGGAAGCTTCTGGTTGCGAAATCGTGGAGTCAGTTCTGCACGAGGCCGCAGCAACGGATCGAATCGACGTGATGGAGTTTCTGCTGGAGCGTTGCGACGAGAAGTTGGAGGTGGATTCGGTGGACTCGGAGGGGAGAACTCCGATTCACGTGGCGGCGAGGGAGGGGTACGTGAGGGTTATCGAGTTCTGCGTCTCGATGGGAGGAAACCCTAATCGCGTGGACTGTAAGGGGAGGACCCCGCTCCATTACGCGGCGTGGAAGGGACACGTGAAGGCCGTGGAGTGTTTGTTAGAATGCTCAGACGTGAAGTGCGTGAAGGACAGGGAGGGGAGAACGGCATTTTGTGTTGCGGCGGAGAGTGAAGAGTCCGACGCGCGCAGGCGTTTGGTGGATTTGCTGGGGTTGGGCGACGCGCTGATGCGTGCGGCGAGGGTTGACGATGTTCAGGGCGTGAAGAGGTGTTTGGGGGAAGGGGCGAGTGTGAACGGGAGGGACCAGAACGGATGGACCCCACTGCATTGGGCTGCATTCAAGGGTCGAATAAAGAGCGTGAAGGTGCTGCTTGAACACGGTGCTGAGGTTGATACTGTGGATGATGCTGGCTACACTCCCCTGCATTGTGCTGCTGAGGCAGGGCATTTGCAACTTGCCCTCTTCTTGATCACTCATGGTGCTTCTCAATCACATCTCAAATCCTTTCCCTATCTTGCAGCTCACCCTCTTCACTTTTTCGACTCTTTCCAAAATCAGGTTTCTCTTCCTTCTAAATCTAACACACTCATGTATCACTGA